The following proteins come from a genomic window of Candidatus Bipolaricaulis sibiricus:
- a CDS encoding Succinyl-CoA ligase [ADP-forming] alpha chain — translation MPVQAEADPPPTCYPSAEKGENVAILVDENTRVLVQGITGGEGAFHTRQMVAYGTKVVAGVTPGKGGTALDGIPVYDSVAEAAEAHRPDVSVLFVPAAFAPEALLEAADAGIPLLVCITEGIALHAMLRTYPLLRTYPVRLIGPNCPGLISPGKAKVGVIPPAAFTPGPVGIVSRSGTLTYEIASHLSQAGIGQSTVIGIGGDPIIGSSFTDLLPLYEQDPETKVIVLVGEIGGSAEEEAAAYLAEKGTKPAVAYIAGFSAPPGKRMGHAGAIVTGSEGTAQAKAERLEKAGIPVARTPGEVAVLVRRALR, via the coding sequence GGTCCTGGTCCAGGGCATCACCGGGGGGGAGGGGGCGTTCCACACCCGGCAGATGGTGGCGTACGGGACGAAGGTCGTGGCCGGGGTCACCCCGGGAAAAGGGGGGACAGCCCTCGACGGGATCCCGGTCTACGACTCGGTGGCCGAGGCCGCGGAAGCGCACCGCCCGGACGTCTCGGTCCTATTCGTTCCCGCGGCGTTCGCCCCCGAGGCTCTCCTCGAGGCCGCCGACGCCGGCATCCCCCTTCTCGTGTGTATCACCGAGGGGATCGCCCTCCATGCGATGCTCCGCACGTATCCCCTCCTCAGGACATACCCGGTCCGGCTGATCGGCCCCAACTGCCCCGGCCTCATCTCGCCAGGGAAGGCGAAGGTCGGGGTCATCCCCCCTGCCGCGTTCACGCCGGGCCCCGTCGGGATCGTGTCCCGCTCCGGAACGCTCACCTACGAGATCGCGAGCCACCTCTCCCAGGCGGGGATCGGGCAGTCCACCGTGATCGGAATCGGCGGCGATCCCATCATCGGGAGCTCGTTCACCGACCTCCTTCCTCTCTACGAACAGGACCCGGAGACGAAGGTGATTGTTCTCGTCGGGGAGATCGGGGGAAGCGCCGAGGAGGAGGCCGCGGCCTACCTGGCGGAGAAGGGCACGAAGCCCGCCGTTGCCTACATCGCCGGGTTCTCCGCGCCGCCCGGGAAGCGGATGGGGCACGCCGGAGCGATCGTCACCGGAAGCGAGGGAACGGCCCAGGCAAAGGCGGAGCGCCTGGAGAAGGCGGGAATCCCCGTTGCCCGCACCCCCGGGGAGGTCGCCGTTCTCGTCCGGAGGGCACTGCGGTGA
- a CDS encoding GTP-binding and nucleic acid-binding protein YchF yields MSRSFGLVGLPNAGKSTIFNALTLAGAKVEAYPFCTIEPHHGVAAVPDERLDRLHRLFPTKKKVPTTIEVVDIAGLVEGACQGEGLGNQFLAEIRGVEAILHVVRCFSDPDIAHPMGEPDVRRDVAVVEGELLAKDKETLERRRERSAKVARTGDKAAQEEVAFLDRLLATVKEGKPIRALQFSSHDQPLLRELAPLTAKPVLFVANVGDDGENDLARALAALAQENGAGWIAVRGKLEAELGEACPDERERQAFLREYGLAESALVRLVAEAYRLLSVITFYTVEGPEVRAWTIPAGTRAPDAGAAIHTDFRDRFVLAEVMHLPDLLAAGSERALREAGKIHRAGRDYIVQDGDVIHFISA; encoded by the coding sequence GTGAGCCGCAGCTTCGGCCTGGTGGGGCTCCCCAACGCGGGGAAGTCGACCATCTTCAACGCCCTCACCCTGGCCGGAGCGAAGGTTGAGGCTTATCCCTTCTGCACGATTGAACCCCACCACGGGGTCGCAGCGGTCCCCGACGAGCGGCTGGACCGCCTCCACCGCCTGTTCCCGACCAAGAAGAAGGTCCCGACCACGATCGAGGTCGTGGACATCGCCGGGCTGGTCGAGGGCGCCTGCCAGGGAGAGGGCCTGGGGAACCAGTTCCTCGCCGAGATTCGCGGCGTAGAGGCGATCCTGCACGTCGTCCGCTGCTTCAGCGATCCCGACATCGCCCACCCGATGGGCGAGCCCGACGTGCGGCGGGACGTTGCGGTGGTCGAGGGGGAACTCCTCGCCAAGGATAAGGAGACCCTCGAGCGGCGCCGGGAGCGGTCGGCCAAGGTCGCCCGCACCGGGGACAAGGCCGCGCAGGAAGAGGTCGCGTTCCTCGACCGCCTGCTGGCCACGGTCAAGGAAGGGAAGCCGATCCGCGCGCTGCAGTTCTCCTCCCACGACCAGCCCCTCCTCCGCGAGCTCGCTCCCCTCACCGCCAAGCCCGTCCTGTTCGTGGCCAACGTTGGCGACGATGGGGAAAACGACCTCGCGCGAGCCCTGGCTGCCCTGGCCCAGGAGAACGGGGCGGGGTGGATCGCCGTTCGGGGGAAGCTCGAGGCCGAGCTCGGGGAGGCGTGCCCCGATGAACGAGAGCGGCAGGCGTTCCTCCGGGAGTACGGGCTCGCCGAATCCGCGCTCGTGCGGTTGGTGGCCGAGGCGTACCGCCTTCTGTCCGTCATCACGTTCTACACGGTCGAGGGTCCGGAGGTGCGCGCGTGGACCATCCCCGCCGGGACGAGGGCCCCCGACGCGGGAGCGGCGATTCACACCGACTTCCGGGACCGGTTCGTCCTCGCCGAGGTCATGCACCTCCCCGACCTCCTCGCCGCCGGGTCCGAGCGGGCGTTGCGAGAGGCGGGCAAGATTCACCGCGCCGGTCGCGATTACATCGTTCAGGATGGCGACGTGATCCACTTCATCTCCGCCTGA